From Spirochaeta isovalerica, the proteins below share one genomic window:
- a CDS encoding VOC family protein — protein MKVKSLSHVGLTVSDFEAAVRWYHDKFGCRLIDDNTLPPAQVTALKDLYGLENSSIKLGFLRVPGGGVVEIFEFEEKLEPERTRWNRPGPTHITFDVKNVPKWYKKLKGEGIDFFSEPQNTKGADWVFLKDPDGNLIELIDMKMNNTIIKSFIGAIAASLFGRSKYKAYYAST, from the coding sequence ATGAAAGTAAAATCACTCAGCCATGTGGGGCTGACCGTCTCGGATTTCGAGGCGGCGGTCCGCTGGTATCATGATAAATTCGGCTGCCGCCTTATCGACGATAACACTCTGCCGCCGGCCCAGGTCACGGCGCTTAAAGACTTGTACGGCCTTGAGAATTCTTCCATAAAACTGGGATTCCTCAGAGTCCCCGGAGGCGGTGTTGTGGAAATCTTCGAATTCGAAGAGAAGCTCGAGCCGGAGAGAACGAGATGGAATCGTCCCGGACCGACCCATATCACCTTCGATGTGAAAAATGTCCCCAAATGGTACAAAAAGCTGAAGGGGGAGGGAATCGATTTCTTTTCGGAACCGCAGAACACGAAAGGAGCGGACTGGGTCTTTCTCAAAGATCCCGACGGCAACCTTATAGAGTTGATTGATATGAAAATGAATAATACAATAATCAAAAGTTTCATCGGGGCTATCGCCGCTTCGCTTTTCGGCAGAAGCAAATACAAGGCATATTATGCCTCAACCTGA
- a CDS encoding TetR/AcrR family transcriptional regulator: MAAEENKFHKSTFDKIDPERKQRIIDVAVSHFAKFGFKATNINNIASDAGISIGSMYSYFESKDDLFLTIGDYGYSLLARALSEVNRKQDDHLKIFEELLRASRRYALEYPEMNQVYLEMTTQGMSSLSEKLSYQLEDITAKLYHSILKKAQDEGRIDPAIDINVVSFCLDNLIMMFQYSYTSDYYRNRMRIFLGDDEPDEEDLIEKVMLFIKRALTKSE; this comes from the coding sequence ATGGCAGCTGAAGAAAATAAATTCCACAAATCGACATTCGATAAAATTGATCCCGAAAGAAAGCAGCGGATAATTGATGTAGCCGTCAGCCATTTTGCGAAATTCGGCTTTAAAGCAACCAATATCAATAATATTGCCAGCGATGCGGGAATCAGCATCGGGTCCATGTACTCATATTTCGAGTCCAAAGACGACCTTTTCCTGACTATCGGAGATTACGGATACAGTTTACTGGCCAGAGCCCTTTCCGAAGTAAACCGCAAACAGGATGACCACCTTAAAATCTTTGAAGAACTTCTCCGGGCTTCGCGGCGCTATGCGCTGGAATACCCGGAGATGAATCAGGTCTATCTAGAAATGACGACCCAGGGGATGAGCTCCCTTTCCGAGAAGCTTTCCTACCAGCTCGAGGATATTACGGCGAAGCTCTATCATTCCATACTGAAAAAGGCTCAGGATGAGGGACGCATAGATCCGGCCATCGATATCAACGTGGTCTCTTTCTGTCTCGACAATCTTATCATGATGTTCCAGTACTCCTACACTTCGGATTATTACCGCAACAGAATGCGGATCTTTCTGGGGGATGATGAACCGGATGAGGAGGATCTCATAGAGAAGGTTATGCTTTTTATCAAAAGAGCTCTGACTAAAAGCGAGTAG
- a CDS encoding GGDEF domain-containing protein, with protein sequence MEWEEIAQNPKLISSYALLKEIGILDYIEKLKVGNKDSDQLINEAYEIFLKESVDELVAYIIKCLSEKFIPSDLVFILNEGITVSRIKTYAYHNMNFTKINMDLDSLEPYEAFFRNYTGTTSFNLFEYELGDPSLIKPFEQFHPEIIVPIKGLSGLYGIILFGPKVLSEEYSKAEIAYIDKLMKFTSVGIQNNIHYEHSVKDSKTGLYNHNFFVSRVNEELARCRRTRHSSSLIVMDIDHFKNFNDDYGHLAGDEVIIQLAETLKHTVREEDILSRFGGEEFTVLLPETGREEAVVVGERLRRAVEKMAVMWEEKTLKVTVSIGISTYDWVEKLSEKTLIERADEALYKSKKNGRNQVNLYQSGLLYKANQTHSSDII encoded by the coding sequence ATGGAATGGGAAGAGATTGCTCAGAACCCCAAACTCATCAGCAGCTACGCTTTGCTGAAAGAGATAGGGATTCTCGATTATATAGAAAAACTGAAAGTTGGCAATAAAGACAGTGATCAGCTGATTAACGAAGCCTATGAGATTTTTCTGAAGGAATCGGTCGACGAACTGGTTGCCTATATCATAAAATGCCTTTCGGAAAAGTTTATCCCTTCCGATCTGGTTTTTATCCTCAATGAGGGCATAACGGTGAGCAGGATCAAAACTTACGCCTATCACAATATGAATTTCACCAAGATCAATATGGACCTTGATTCCCTCGAGCCATACGAAGCGTTTTTCCGCAATTATACCGGGACGACCAGCTTCAATCTCTTTGAATACGAATTAGGCGATCCCTCTCTGATCAAACCCTTCGAGCAGTTTCATCCGGAAATTATCGTCCCCATTAAAGGGTTGTCCGGTTTATACGGCATAATCCTTTTCGGGCCGAAAGTACTCTCTGAAGAGTACAGCAAAGCGGAAATCGCCTATATCGACAAGCTAATGAAATTCACGTCAGTCGGCATACAGAACAACATACATTACGAACATTCCGTTAAAGATTCCAAAACAGGGCTTTACAACCATAACTTTTTCGTCAGCCGTGTCAACGAAGAGCTGGCGAGATGCCGCCGGACCAGACATTCGAGTTCGCTGATTGTGATGGATATTGATCATTTCAAAAACTTCAATGATGACTACGGGCATCTTGCCGGAGACGAAGTGATTATACAACTGGCGGAGACTCTGAAGCACACGGTCCGGGAGGAGGACATTCTGTCCCGTTTCGGAGGAGAGGAATTTACCGTTCTTCTGCCGGAAACAGGCCGCGAGGAAGCGGTCGTGGTCGGAGAGAGATTAAGACGCGCCGTGGAGAAGATGGCGGTTATGTGGGAAGAGAAAACCCTGAAGGTGACTGTCAGCATTGGTATAAGCACTTATGACTGGGTGGAGAAACTCTCGGAAAAAACACTTATTGAAAGGGCTGACGAAGCCCTGTACAAGTCAAAGAAAAACGGTCGGAACCAGGTGAATCTTTACCAGTCCGGTCTTCTCTATAAAGCGAATCAGACTCATAGCAGCGATATAATTTAA
- a CDS encoding PTS sugar transporter subunit IIA, which yields MGVISAKLKAECILVDPPETEKEELFRHLVDTLASVYGIEEPDLLYQSILKREEMVSTCIGYGCAVPHCQSESLEKTLFAAARLDPPRDFDTPDGQPVSLVFLMAGPAKNTGSHIRLLSKLARFLHDPQFREDLEKAVDAGDFHRIISLKDQ from the coding sequence ATGGGCGTAATATCGGCGAAACTGAAAGCGGAATGTATTCTGGTAGATCCTCCCGAAACGGAGAAGGAGGAGCTTTTCAGACATCTGGTGGACACTCTCGCTTCCGTTTACGGAATAGAAGAACCGGATCTGCTTTACCAGAGCATTCTGAAAAGAGAAGAGATGGTATCAACCTGCATCGGCTACGGATGCGCCGTTCCCCATTGCCAGTCCGAGTCACTGGAGAAAACACTCTTCGCCGCGGCCAGACTCGATCCCCCCCGGGATTTCGACACGCCCGACGGCCAGCCTGTCTCCCTTGTCTTTCTGATGGCCGGCCCTGCGAAAAATACCGGAAGCCACATCAGATTGTTATCGAAACTCGCCCGGTTTCTCCATGACCCCCAGTTCCGGGAGGATCTGGAGAAGGCCGTCGACGCCGGGGATTTTCACAGGATCATCAGTCTCAAGGATCAGTGA
- a CDS encoding Na+/H+ antiporter subunit E: protein MSIETRWKLIRFFITALSMFGLWLIFTASFELFSLVTGLGGSFFVAALTYEIFIPRHQAGINFFVPRPFHLILYLFLMIFFIYKSSIAVLVAVVTGQVNPRIVHFRTPLKSDMARMVLANSITMTPGTITLDLNDDHLTVHWFFSTTSHSKVAGNEVKGEIERHLKKVWL from the coding sequence ATGAGTATTGAAACCAGATGGAAGCTTATCCGTTTTTTTATTACAGCTCTCTCCATGTTCGGTCTCTGGCTTATTTTTACAGCCAGTTTTGAGCTTTTTTCTCTGGTTACGGGCCTGGGCGGTTCTTTTTTCGTGGCCGCGCTCACATACGAAATCTTTATACCCAGGCACCAGGCGGGGATCAATTTTTTCGTACCCCGTCCTTTCCATCTGATTCTCTATCTCTTCCTCATGATCTTTTTTATTTACAAGTCGAGTATCGCTGTTCTCGTCGCCGTTGTTACCGGCCAAGTCAATCCCCGCATCGTGCATTTCAGAACACCTCTGAAATCGGACATGGCCAGAATGGTTCTGGCCAATTCCATAACCATGACTCCCGGGACCATCACTCTGGATCTCAATGACGATCACCTTACGGTTCACTGGTTCTTCTCCACCACAAGCCATTCGAAAGTGGCCGGAAACGAAGTGAAAGGAGAGATTGAAAGACATCTTAAGAAGGTCTGGCTATGA
- a CDS encoding monovalent cation/H+ antiporter complex subunit F, with the protein MREFLLTGMQWFIIACILVCIIRILTSRTTSGKLVGLNVLSGVVLAFLVLRGVSEGRALYLDVALVYDIFGFLGFLGIARFLKDKIQGESQE; encoded by the coding sequence ATGAGAGAGTTCCTTCTTACGGGGATGCAGTGGTTCATAATAGCCTGCATACTGGTCTGCATTATCAGAATCCTTACTTCCCGAACCACTTCGGGCAAGCTTGTGGGCCTGAATGTCCTTTCGGGAGTCGTTCTGGCTTTTCTGGTCCTCCGCGGTGTCAGCGAAGGGCGGGCCCTCTATCTCGATGTGGCTCTTGTTTACGATATTTTCGGTTTTCTCGGTTTTCTGGGAATCGCCCGGTTTCTGAAAGATAAAATCCAGGGAGAGTCGCAGGAATGA
- a CDS encoding cation:proton antiporter codes for MSIREILAAIAFLAAVIFGVAGLAGLFRFPDPYSRLQAGSLLGTTSVLSIFIGTLLLSPNGAVAARVVVIMLFFLISSPTGSHIVARFTWNIGTHPWRPKSEEKKNQGKTGKGKDEAAPEENP; via the coding sequence ATGAGCATACGCGAGATACTGGCGGCAATAGCTTTTCTGGCTGCTGTTATTTTCGGAGTAGCCGGTCTGGCGGGGCTCTTCCGCTTCCCCGATCCCTATTCGAGGCTTCAGGCGGGTTCACTTCTGGGGACCACGTCGGTTCTGTCCATCTTCATAGGAACGCTGCTTCTGTCTCCCAATGGTGCCGTAGCGGCGAGGGTAGTGGTAATCATGCTCTTTTTTCTTATTTCCTCTCCGACGGGATCCCATATCGTTGCCCGGTTCACCTGGAACATCGGGACACATCCCTGGAGGCCCAAATCCGAAGAGAAGAAGAACCAGGGAAAGACCGGCAAAGGGAAAGATGAGGCCGCTCCGGAGGAGAACCCATGA
- a CDS encoding Na(+)/H(+) antiporter subunit B, producing the protein MTVILLLFILGLGIYTLFTKDLLHSVIALSAISLLSAMLFYILHAPDVAITEAAVGAGVSTIIFVWIIRHTDRKESDS; encoded by the coding sequence ATGACTGTCATTCTTCTGCTCTTCATTCTGGGGTTGGGAATATACACCCTTTTTACAAAGGATCTGCTCCACAGCGTCATCGCGCTATCGGCTATCAGTCTACTGTCTGCCATGCTCTTCTACATACTCCATGCTCCCGATGTGGCCATTACCGAGGCGGCTGTGGGTGCCGGAGTCTCCACTATCATTTTTGTCTGGATCATACGCCATACAGACAGGAAGGAGAGCGATAGTTGA
- a CDS encoding MnhB domain-containing protein: MKKSAVGSVFALLLISAVVLPVFLSSYQWPGTARDHLELKGVEESGATNLVSAIYLGYRAYDTLGETIVLLVAVTGTIGILKKAGAVIEDRHSFALPGEMRRANYMRTHLLEAVTSKLGPIVLLFGFYVMLYGHLSPGGGFQGGVVVASGIVFLALGSSGNASSALIRQDILGRIEAVAFLMLLILSISGIFTGEGFLDNPLKHYSSLPAAFIIVLNIIIGLKVGAGIGVMCIIMLGKE; the protein is encoded by the coding sequence TTGAAAAAATCTGCAGTCGGTTCGGTTTTCGCTCTTTTGCTGATCAGCGCCGTAGTCCTCCCTGTTTTTCTCAGCAGTTACCAGTGGCCTGGTACGGCCCGCGATCATCTCGAGCTCAAAGGCGTTGAGGAATCGGGAGCCACCAATCTCGTCAGTGCCATATACCTCGGGTACCGCGCTTACGACACGCTCGGTGAAACCATCGTTCTTCTGGTCGCCGTGACAGGAACAATCGGAATTCTGAAAAAAGCCGGTGCCGTTATCGAGGACAGACACAGTTTCGCCCTGCCGGGAGAAATGAGACGGGCAAATTATATGAGGACTCATCTGCTGGAAGCCGTGACGAGCAAACTGGGGCCTATCGTGCTGCTTTTCGGGTTTTATGTCATGCTCTACGGTCATCTCTCACCGGGCGGCGGGTTCCAGGGAGGAGTCGTCGTCGCTTCCGGTATTGTCTTCCTTGCCCTCGGAAGCAGCGGAAACGCCAGTTCGGCTTTGATCCGTCAGGATATCCTGGGCCGTATTGAAGCGGTGGCTTTCCTCATGCTTCTGATTCTTTCCATCAGCGGTATCTTTACGGGAGAGGGTTTTCTCGACAATCCTTTAAAGCACTATTCATCATTGCCGGCGGCTTTCATTATCGTACTCAATATCATCATAGGGCTTAAAGTGGGAGCGGGCATAGGTGTTATGTGCATAATTATGCTGGGGAAGGAATGA
- a CDS encoding sodium:proton antiporter produces the protein MMVMIERLLLFLLFLLGFWGILAKQNIIKKIISLNLINSAVVILFVLEGSRIGNKAPILEEGIAGIVDPIPQALMLTAIVIGVCVTALSLALAYRLYKAAGTFNIEDIRKEVSRK, from the coding sequence ATGATGGTGATGATAGAACGGCTTTTGCTTTTTCTGCTTTTCCTTCTGGGCTTCTGGGGGATACTGGCCAAACAGAATATTATAAAAAAAATCATATCTCTGAACCTGATTAACAGTGCCGTGGTCATTCTTTTTGTTCTGGAAGGGAGCCGTATCGGTAACAAAGCGCCCATACTGGAAGAGGGGATTGCCGGCATTGTCGACCCCATCCCCCAGGCTCTTATGCTGACCGCCATCGTTATCGGCGTCTGCGTCACCGCTCTATCCCTGGCCCTGGCTTACCGTCTGTACAAGGCGGCGGGGACATTTAATATTGAAGATATCCGCAAAGAGGTGAGCCGCAAATGA
- a CDS encoding complex I subunit 5 family protein, which translates to MSPEGLAFAPVLLPLLGAAIVFLAKAFFRGRGAVIVEYTGVFTGLYLPWLALIFLFPVVINGSAVTGVIGHWNSGVGISYRFDGLAWMVNVLGYTLGGAAWLHSLSSGPKGPSFSAIFLIQTAALGATIMTADLFNLFVSLEVLGISSYILVSSSEKPGAALASFSYLMVSSTAMVFFLLGLFGLYRITGSLSYEGIAAGLGHLDGNALATAVISLSLLVGAIAIRVAVMPLYGWLPDAHALAPHAVSAVLSGVLIKTPLFALSRILILFPIGKEAGQLMSYAGAATALLAVIIALSQKDVKRLLAYHSISQIGYIVCTWGAAVAVGIGTKAGTLLMAAAFLHALFHAVFKGLLFLSIGSSVDAAGERDVYKLRGAVSILKRSGDKAAIAFFGFLVGALSISAIPPFNGFTSKTAMTYLLKYYGQYGSVLYWILTIAGAGTAASFIKLSRIYWPDKEKISTVFPERTDSGPVLPGVIAIIFLSVLCILGGIFTPLIFKTVTALLSGKSLTMGDGYSFFSTGNLLKSLYTAGAGALVFLLATGNAGSALLKKVRERPRSFQGLFVSYALAAAAMAGWLLYHAAP; encoded by the coding sequence ATGAGTCCTGAAGGTCTGGCTTTCGCCCCTGTTCTGCTACCTCTCCTGGGAGCGGCCATCGTTTTTCTCGCCAAGGCATTTTTCAGAGGGAGAGGTGCGGTCATCGTCGAATACACCGGCGTTTTCACCGGACTCTATCTTCCCTGGCTGGCTTTGATCTTTCTGTTCCCCGTTGTTATCAATGGATCAGCCGTAACAGGAGTTATCGGCCACTGGAACAGCGGTGTGGGTATCTCCTACCGCTTCGACGGGCTGGCATGGATGGTCAATGTTCTGGGTTACACTTTAGGCGGGGCAGCCTGGCTCCATTCTCTCTCATCCGGACCCAAAGGTCCCTCTTTCAGCGCTATTTTTCTCATCCAGACAGCGGCGCTCGGCGCAACCATTATGACGGCGGATCTCTTTAATCTCTTTGTCAGTCTGGAAGTTCTCGGCATCTCTTCCTACATTCTCGTTTCCAGCTCGGAAAAGCCGGGAGCCGCACTGGCATCTTTTTCCTATCTCATGGTCAGCTCCACCGCTATGGTATTCTTTCTTCTCGGCCTCTTCGGTCTCTACCGCATCACCGGCTCTCTCTCCTATGAAGGGATTGCCGCAGGATTAGGACATCTGGATGGGAATGCCCTTGCGACGGCTGTCATTTCTCTTTCTCTGCTCGTCGGGGCCATAGCCATAAGAGTGGCGGTTATGCCTTTGTACGGCTGGCTGCCCGACGCCCATGCGCTGGCCCCCCATGCCGTCTCGGCCGTCCTTTCCGGTGTCCTGATTAAAACGCCGCTTTTTGCACTGAGCCGGATTCTCATTCTTTTTCCCATCGGAAAGGAAGCGGGGCAGCTGATGAGTTATGCAGGAGCCGCCACCGCTCTGCTGGCCGTGATCATAGCTCTCTCTCAGAAGGATGTCAAAAGGCTTCTCGCCTATCACTCCATCAGCCAGATCGGTTATATCGTCTGTACCTGGGGAGCTGCCGTGGCTGTGGGAATCGGGACAAAAGCGGGTACTCTGCTCATGGCAGCGGCTTTCCTCCACGCTCTGTTTCACGCCGTTTTCAAAGGGCTGCTGTTTCTGAGCATCGGTTCCTCTGTCGATGCGGCGGGAGAGCGGGATGTCTATAAACTTCGGGGAGCGGTATCCATCCTGAAAAGATCGGGAGATAAAGCGGCAATAGCTTTTTTCGGTTTTCTTGTCGGAGCTCTTTCCATTTCCGCTATTCCGCCTTTTAACGGGTTCACCAGTAAAACGGCTATGACCTACCTTCTCAAATATTACGGACAGTATGGATCCGTACTCTACTGGATTCTGACAATTGCCGGTGCGGGGACGGCGGCTTCATTTATCAAACTCTCACGGATTTACTGGCCCGATAAAGAAAAGATTTCCACCGTTTTTCCGGAAAGAACCGATTCCGGGCCGGTCCTTCCGGGAGTTATTGCCATTATCTTCCTGTCGGTGCTTTGTATACTCGGCGGGATATTCACACCTCTTATTTTCAAAACTGTTACGGCTCTCCTGTCCGGAAAATCCTTAACTATGGGTGATGGTTATTCTTTCTTTTCGACAGGCAATTTGCTGAAATCCCTCTATACGGCGGGAGCCGGGGCGCTGGTTTTTCTTCTGGCAACGGGAAATGCTGGATCGGCTCTTTTGAAAAAAGTCCGCGAAAGACCGCGCAGTTTCCAGGGGCTTTTCGTGTCCTATGCTCTGGCCGCAGCGGCGATGGCGGGCTGGCTTTTATACCACGCTGCCCCTTAA
- the zupT gene encoding zinc transporter ZupT, with translation MDSSILFALSLTIFAGLSTGIGSLIGLLSKKFNPKILTISLGFSAGVMIYVSMIEIFVKARDSLSAALGEKTGYIWTTVAFFIGIFIIALIDKIIPSYENPHELNVARKIEDSSDRDKMKLMRMGVFSALAIGIHNFPEGLATFMSGLTNPTLGISIAIAVAIHNIPEGLAVSAPIFYATKSRKKAFVLSFLSGLAEPIGALIGYFVLRSVFNDTTFGVIFAAVAGIMVYISLDELLPTAEEYGEHHLAIGGLIAGMMIMAVSLLLFA, from the coding sequence ATGGACAGCTCCATACTCTTCGCTCTCTCTTTAACAATATTCGCCGGTTTATCAACAGGGATCGGAAGTCTGATCGGTCTGTTGTCTAAAAAGTTCAACCCCAAAATATTGACCATTTCTCTTGGTTTTTCCGCGGGAGTTATGATTTATGTTTCCATGATAGAAATATTTGTGAAAGCCCGGGATTCACTGAGCGCGGCTCTGGGAGAAAAGACAGGTTATATCTGGACAACTGTTGCTTTTTTTATCGGGATATTCATCATTGCCCTGATCGATAAAATCATACCCTCCTATGAAAACCCCCACGAGTTGAATGTTGCCCGGAAAATCGAGGATTCTTCCGATAGAGATAAAATGAAGCTTATGAGAATGGGGGTTTTTTCAGCTCTTGCCATAGGGATTCACAACTTTCCCGAAGGCCTGGCCACCTTTATGAGCGGATTGACCAACCCCACTCTGGGTATCAGTATCGCCATAGCCGTTGCCATTCATAATATTCCGGAAGGCCTGGCTGTTTCCGCACCGATTTTTTATGCGACGAAAAGCCGGAAAAAGGCCTTTGTTCTCTCATTTCTTTCGGGACTGGCTGAACCGATCGGAGCATTGATCGGGTATTTCGTTCTCCGATCTGTCTTCAACGATACAACGTTCGGTGTCATTTTCGCCGCAGTGGCCGGAATCATGGTATACATTTCTCTCGATGAACTCCTGCCCACAGCGGAGGAATATGGAGAGCATCATCTGGCAATCGGTGGTTTGATAGCCGGCATGATGATCATGGCTGTCAGCCTGCTGCTTTTTGCCTGA
- a CDS encoding molybdopterin-containing oxidoreductase family protein, whose translation MEQESIVPLSCNKDCGAGCALAAHIKDGKVVKITDSPYKPHYMRGCLKGYRSAETLYHKDRLTTPLIRDGERGTGQFRKASWEEALSLISEKMISLRDRGRQDEILKLGGSGSCRGALHNTAYLTSRFLSLYGGFTDTLGDYSSQASEYVKTPVFGTNNVGIDAATLLLSQRIILWGFNPSDTRFDSEVEAVLSECSRKGTEIIVIDPRMTRTVKNFKARWIPILPGTDSAFMLAILWVLIERDLIDRTSLQKFSSGFDLFESYITGESDGIAKSPSWAEKICGIGKEEIIDFALGYSSIQPTALLPGFSLQRAIGGENADRLGAVLQLATGNAGLRGGSIGAAKWNRQPKPLCGRMKVPANPLKTGVPVNSWADAVLEGKAGGYPSDISLLYNVGGNFIGQSSGTDKTIKAFRKADFSVTHDYFLTDTARYCDVVLPVTTFMERDDIVGTQNNYLFYSAKAAEPVGQSKNDYEIFCELARRMGFESEFSEGKSEEQWLEEFLDHSEIDDREKFKTEGIYIGKDRERTALADFFSNPEKHPLNTESGRIEIASHALENAGGTLLPEHILIETNDRYPLRMITPHEKYRIHSQFDNIPSLKKLCDDKMWINSLDARERGIEDGDTVEVASPDGRIRTVVRVTDGICRGSLSLNQGVWALTANDGANANYLTSTVSTTPSMGTRTHSIIVDVKKVF comes from the coding sequence ATGGAACAGGAAAGCATCGTACCCCTATCATGCAATAAAGACTGCGGAGCCGGCTGCGCTCTGGCAGCACATATAAAAGATGGAAAAGTGGTTAAAATCACCGACTCCCCTTACAAGCCACATTATATGCGCGGCTGTCTGAAAGGATACAGAAGCGCCGAGACCCTTTATCATAAAGACAGGCTCACGACTCCCCTTATCCGCGACGGGGAAAGGGGTACGGGACAATTCAGGAAGGCTTCCTGGGAAGAGGCCCTCAGCCTCATTTCGGAAAAGATGATCAGTCTCAGGGATCGGGGTCGACAGGATGAGATCCTCAAACTGGGCGGTTCCGGTTCCTGCCGGGGAGCCCTGCACAATACGGCTTACCTCACGAGCCGGTTTCTCTCCCTTTACGGAGGGTTCACCGACACTCTGGGGGATTACTCCAGCCAGGCGTCGGAATACGTCAAAACGCCGGTTTTCGGGACTAACAACGTGGGAATTGACGCGGCAACTCTGCTGCTGTCTCAAAGAATAATTCTCTGGGGGTTCAATCCTTCGGATACCCGGTTCGATAGCGAAGTCGAAGCGGTTTTAAGCGAGTGTTCCCGCAAGGGTACGGAAATCATCGTCATAGATCCCCGGATGACCAGGACAGTAAAAAATTTCAAAGCCCGCTGGATTCCGATTCTGCCCGGGACTGACTCGGCGTTCATGCTGGCAATCCTCTGGGTTCTGATTGAAAGGGATCTTATCGACCGGACCTCTCTTCAAAAGTTCAGTTCGGGTTTTGATCTCTTTGAATCCTACATTACCGGAGAAAGCGACGGAATTGCCAAAAGCCCTTCCTGGGCGGAGAAGATCTGCGGTATCGGGAAAGAGGAAATTATCGATTTCGCCCTCGGTTACAGCTCGATACAACCGACCGCTCTGCTGCCGGGTTTTTCCCTTCAAAGGGCGATCGGAGGGGAGAACGCCGACAGACTGGGCGCTGTGCTGCAGCTGGCCACAGGCAATGCGGGATTGCGGGGTGGTTCAATCGGAGCCGCCAAATGGAACAGACAGCCTAAACCGCTATGCGGCCGAATGAAAGTTCCCGCCAATCCCCTGAAAACCGGTGTTCCTGTCAACAGCTGGGCCGATGCGGTTCTGGAAGGAAAAGCCGGCGGATATCCTTCAGATATCAGTCTCTTATACAACGTAGGCGGGAATTTTATAGGACAGTCTTCCGGTACGGATAAAACGATAAAGGCTTTCAGAAAAGCGGATTTTTCCGTAACCCATGATTATTTTCTGACCGATACGGCGCGGTACTGCGACGTCGTTCTTCCCGTAACAACCTTTATGGAAAGAGATGATATTGTGGGAACGCAGAACAATTATCTCTTTTATTCCGCGAAGGCGGCTGAACCGGTCGGTCAGTCAAAAAATGATTATGAAATTTTCTGTGAACTGGCCCGCCGGATGGGTTTTGAAAGTGAATTCAGCGAAGGAAAGAGCGAAGAGCAATGGCTGGAAGAGTTTCTGGATCATTCGGAAATAGATGACAGAGAAAAATTCAAGACCGAAGGTATTTACATAGGCAAAGACAGAGAAAGAACAGCTCTGGCAGATTTCTTCAGCAACCCGGAAAAACATCCCCTCAACACAGAGTCGGGCAGGATTGAGATAGCTTCCCATGCTCTGGAAAATGCCGGGGGAACCCTTCTTCCCGAGCATATTCTCATTGAAACCAATGACAGATATCCCCTGAGAATGATAACTCCTCATGAGAAGTACCGGATTCATTCCCAGTTCGATAATATCCCCTCTCTGAAAAAGCTCTGCGACGATAAAATGTGGATTAACAGCCTCGATGCCCGGGAAAGAGGCATTGAAGATGGCGATACGGTTGAAGTGGCCAGTCCCGACGGCAGGATCAGGACCGTTGTTCGCGTTACCGACGGAATATGCCGCGGATCACTGTCACTGAATCAGGGAGTATGGGCTTTAACGGCAAATGACGGCGCCAATGCCAATTACCTGACTTCGACTGTCTCGACAACTCCTTCAATGGGAACAAGAACCCATTCCATTATTGTCGATGTGAAAAAAGTTTTTTAA